In Amia ocellicauda isolate fAmiCal2 chromosome 7, fAmiCal2.hap1, whole genome shotgun sequence, one genomic interval encodes:
- the ppp1r12c gene encoding protein phosphatase 1 regulatory subunit 12C codes for MADAAKVKRREQLKRWAGSSTDREPPVPRQRRKAGTSESGDAQALGPTVGEDGSPAEDSGKAATGQREGHGEAERAVRRRKVRFERAAEFLAACACGDTEEAQEMLREEGEGEGSGLVNSANADGITALHQACIDESMEMVDFLLAHGANVNQADNEGWTALHVAASCGHLEIADFLLQNGASLAAVNCDGDVPVDIAEDEATETLLTETTRRQGLDVESVKRREEEEMMRDAQCWLKDGMPTDLRHPKNGATPLHVAAAKGYLEVMRALCDCGVDLSVGDSDGWTPLHAAAHWGQMDACRLLAERHCDMEAQSHSGQTPFDVADESVESLLEELAQKQAQWRTQHQSVSERQQSVSESSAESPASTTSKNRRSSVCRMSSREKMSVQDQSKERGAPGGLELREEERESSPESSVVSSPDSESVSTLSPTDPLTVAKAQEQREREEREREERERERESRTARVQPTPQRRDTPPESPADRQTDRRKYQAPVRDEESESQRRARSRLMRQSRRSTQGVTLTDLKEAEKTVNKTTQESQRSVQTVSPVVTITPAERDVDPAADVSLQDGERERGIRLGVKERRRGRKERRSTGLIHGMLGENEDSDGVDDSLSDSSNPASESAAPGDQNSRASSPDYKMLYRAVLTENERLREQLQEAELLLNQNKVELERQRQSHERSTERPALLELERFEKRALERRAIELEDELKVLSDLRADNQRLKDENAALIRVISKLSK; via the exons ATGGCGGACGCGGCCAAAGTGAAACGCCGCGAGCAGCTGAAACGCTGGGCTGGCTCGAGTACAGACCGCGAGCCTCCCGTGCCGCGTCAGAGGCGGAAGGCTGGAACAAGCGAGTCCGGGGATGCGCAGGCCTTGGGGCCCACTGTCGGAGAAGATGGGTCGCCAGCGGAGGATAGCGGAAAGGCGGCGACCGGGCAGAGAGAGGGGCACGGGGAGGCGGAGAGAGCCGTCCGCAGGAGGAA GGTGCGTTTTGAGAGAGCCGCAGAGTTCCTGGCTGCCTGTGCCTGTGGGGACACAGAGGAGGCCCAGGAGAtgctgagggaggagggggagggggaggggagcggACTGGTCAACAGCGCCAATGCGGACGGAATCACTGCTCTGCACCAG GCCTGCATCGATGAGAGCATGGAAATGGTTGACTTTCTATTGGCTCACGGTGCAAATGTAAACCAAGCAGACAACGAGGGCTGGACTGCACTGCATGTCGCTGCCTCCTGTGGCCACCTGGAGATTGCAGA tTTCCTGTTGCAGAACGGTGCCAGTCTGGCTGCAGTGAACTGTGATGGAGATGTGCCAGTGGACATTGCAGAGGACGAGGCCACAGAGACACTGCTGACTGAGACCACACGCAGACAGG GGCTGGATGTGGAGTCTGTGAAGaggcgggaggaggaggagatgatgAGAGACGCCCAGTGCTGGCTGAAGGATGGCATGCCAACGGACTTGCGCCACCCCAAAAATGGAGCCACACCCCTTCATGTGGCTGCCGCCAAAGGATACCTAGAAGTCATGAG GGCTCTGTGTGATTGTGGGGTGGACCTCTCTGTGGGGGACAGTGATGGCTGGACGCCCCTCCACGCGGCGGCACACTGGGGACAGATGGACGCCTGCAGACTGCTGGCTGAGAGGCACTGCGACATGGAGGCACAGAGCCACTCG GGTCAGACTCCATTCGACGTGGCTGATGAGAGTGTGGAGTCTCTGTTGGAGGAGCTGGCACAGAAACAggcccag TGGAGGACGCAGCACCAGTCAGTGAGCGAGAGGCAGCAGAGTGTTTCAGAATCCAGCGCAGAGTCTCCAGCCAGCACCACTAGCAAGAACAGACG CTCGTCTGTGTGCAGGATGAGCAGCCGTGAGAAGATGAGTGTGCAGGACCAGTCGAAGGAGAGGGGAGCACCGGGGGGGCTGgagctgagggaggaggagagggagagcagcCCAG aGAGCTCTGTGGTGTCCAGTCCAGATAGTGAGAGTGTGTCCACCCTGAGCCCCACCGACCCCCTCACTGTCGCCAAG GCCCAGGAGCAGCGGGAAAGGGAGGAGcgtgagagagaggagagggagagagagagggagagcaggaCAGCCCGCGTGCAGCCCACCCCCCAGCGCAGGGATACACCCCCTGAGAGCCCtgcggacagacagacagacagacgcaa GTACCAGGCCCCAGTGAGAGACGAGGAGTCGGAGTCTCAGAGGAGGGCACGCTCCCGACTCATGAGACAGTCCCGCAGGTCAACACAG GGGGTGACGCTCACTGACCTGAAGGAAGCCGAGAAAACTGTGAACAAGACGACACAg gaaTCTCAGCGCAGTGTACAGACAGTCAGTCCAGTCGTCACCATCACCCCTGCAGAGAGAG ATGTGGACCCGGCCGCAGACGTCTCTCTGCAGgatggggagagggagagaggaatcAGGCTTGGCgtgaaggagaggaggagggggaggaaggAGAGGCGGTCAACCGGGCTGATCCATGGCATGCTGGGAGAG AACGAGGACAGTGATGGTGTGGACGACAGCCTCTCAGACAGCTCCAACCCTGCCAG TGAGTCTGCGGCTCCAGGTGACCAGAACAGCAGAGCATCCTCCCCCGACTACAAAATG TTGTACAGGGCAGTATTAACAGAGAATGAGAGGCTCAGGGagcaactgcaggaggctgagttACTGCTGAACCAGAATAAAGTGGAGCTGGAAAGACAAAGACAG AGTCatgagaggagcacagagagacCAGCCCTTCTGGAGCTGGAGAGATTT GAGAAGAGAGCCTTGGAGAGGAGAGCCATAGAGCTGGAGGATGAGCTCAAG GTTCTCTCTGACCTCAGGGCCGACAATCAGCGACTGAAAGATGAGAACGCAGCTCTGATCAGGGTCATCAGCAAGCTTTCCaaatag